The following are from one region of the Pediococcus claussenii ATCC BAA-344 genome:
- a CDS encoding type II toxin-antitoxin system RelB/DinJ family antitoxin — protein sequence MAVKEKKRVQVQIDKELADNTEAVLSQLGLNPTTAINMFYKRIVANGALPFNVSLSEEERANLRFLKATKETPVTEFKDAKEVADWLNDPDED from the coding sequence ATGGCAGTTAAGGAAAAGAAACGCGTACAAGTCCAGATTGACAAAGAATTGGCAGATAATACCGAAGCCGTTTTAAGCCAGTTAGGTCTAAACCCAACTACCGCGATCAATATGTTTTATAAGCGGATTGTTGCTAATGGTGCCTTACCTTTTAATGTGTCTTTAAGTGAAGAAGAAAGAGCTAATTTACGCTTTTTAAAGGCTACCAAAGAGACACCAGTAACAGAGTTCAAAGACGCTAAAGAAGTCGCTGATTGGCTCAATGATCCAGATGAGGACTAA
- the mobQ gene encoding MobQ family relaxase, with product MAIFHMSFSNISAGKGRSAIASAAYRSGERLFDDKEGRNYFYARTVMPESFILSPKNAPDWTSDRERLWNEVERKDRRANSRYAKEFNVALPVELNEDEQKELLTKYIQKKFVNDGMVADVAIHRDHPDNPHAHVMLTNRPFNPDETWGLKSKRENILDENGNKTYTGNSRFPKSRKVWLVDWDKKEKINQWRHNWAVSVNQVLEQKNIPDRISEKSFVDQGIDEVATQHEGINSKRYERKEFNQQVKNYRKTKASYKNNQEKAINRGHLDSLSKHFSFNEKRLVNELSHELKTYISLESLDDKRRMLFNWKNSTLIKHAIGEDVTKQLLTINQQESSLKKADELLNKVVDRTIKKLYPELDFEQTTAAERRELIKETDSEQTLFKGSELTERLMNIRNDLLSQQLLTFTKRPYVGFKLLMQQEKEVKSELKYTLMIHDDSLESLEHVDQGLLEKYSPAEQQKITRAVKDLRTIMAVKQVIQTQYHEVLKRAFPDGDLDDLSLVRQEQAYTAVMYYDPELKPCKAETMKQWQEKPPKVFSTQEHQLGLAYLSGQLSLDQLENHDLQRVLKHDGTKQIFIGECQSDPTIKTSQIEQIQKQLKAQQAKDDQYRKAKMRHYEPLNYKPVSPSYYLKTAFSDAIMVALYARDEDYQRQKQAQGLKETEWEMTKKQRKHQTRNRHEDGGMHL from the coding sequence ATGGCAATATTCCACATGAGTTTCTCTAACATTAGTGCTGGAAAAGGACGTAGCGCTATTGCCAGTGCCGCTTATCGAAGTGGGGAGAGGTTATTTGATGACAAAGAAGGGCGAAACTATTTTTATGCCCGGACGGTTATGCCAGAAAGCTTTATCTTGTCCCCCAAAAATGCGCCAGATTGGACGAGTGATAGAGAAAGGTTATGGAACGAAGTAGAAAGAAAAGATCGGCGAGCAAATTCTCGGTATGCAAAAGAGTTTAACGTGGCTTTACCCGTTGAACTCAACGAAGATGAACAGAAAGAATTATTGACAAAATATATTCAAAAAAAATTTGTTAATGACGGTATGGTCGCTGATGTAGCAATTCATAGAGATCACCCAGACAATCCGCACGCTCATGTTATGTTAACGAACCGCCCCTTTAACCCAGACGAAACATGGGGATTGAAAAGTAAAAGAGAAAACATATTAGATGAAAATGGAAACAAAACTTATACGGGAAATAGTCGCTTTCCAAAATCAAGAAAGGTGTGGCTAGTTGATTGGGATAAAAAAGAAAAAATCAATCAATGGCGTCACAACTGGGCAGTCAGTGTTAACCAAGTTTTAGAGCAAAAAAATATTCCGGATCGGATCAGTGAAAAGTCCTTTGTTGATCAAGGCATAGATGAGGTAGCAACCCAGCACGAAGGAATCAATAGCAAACGATATGAACGAAAAGAATTTAATCAACAAGTTAAGAACTATCGCAAGACCAAAGCTAGTTATAAAAATAATCAAGAAAAAGCAATCAATAGAGGTCATTTAGATAGCCTAAGTAAACACTTCTCATTCAATGAAAAAAGGTTGGTCAATGAGTTAAGCCATGAATTGAAAACTTATATTAGTTTGGAGAGTTTAGATGACAAACGCCGCATGCTATTTAATTGGAAAAACAGTACCTTAATTAAGCACGCTATTGGTGAAGATGTCACTAAGCAATTATTGACGATTAACCAACAAGAAAGTTCACTAAAAAAAGCAGATGAACTCTTAAATAAAGTGGTTGATCGCACGATTAAAAAACTTTATCCAGAGCTTGATTTTGAACAGACAACGGCCGCTGAAAGACGAGAATTAATTAAGGAAACCGATAGCGAACAAACCCTTTTCAAGGGTAGTGAATTAACAGAACGTTTAATGAATATTCGAAATGACTTACTGTCCCAGCAATTATTGACGTTTACCAAGCGTCCATACGTTGGCTTCAAGTTATTAATGCAACAAGAAAAGGAAGTCAAAAGCGAACTTAAATATACGCTGATGATCCATGACGATAGCTTAGAAAGTCTAGAACACGTCGATCAAGGACTACTAGAAAAGTATTCACCAGCAGAGCAGCAAAAGATTACTAGGGCAGTCAAAGACCTACGGACAATCATGGCAGTTAAACAAGTCATTCAAACGCAATACCATGAAGTATTGAAAAGAGCCTTTCCCGATGGTGATTTAGATGATCTTTCTCTAGTTAGACAAGAACAGGCTTATACAGCCGTGATGTACTATGATCCAGAATTAAAGCCATGCAAGGCTGAAACAATGAAACAATGGCAAGAAAAACCGCCGAAGGTTTTCAGTACCCAAGAACATCAATTAGGGTTAGCTTATTTGTCGGGACAGCTTAGCTTAGATCAGTTAGAAAATCATGACTTGCAACGGGTCTTAAAACATGACGGAACCAAGCAAATTTTTATTGGTGAGTGTCAAAGTGATCCCACGATTAAGACTAGCCAAATTGAACAAATCCAAAAGCAGTTAAAAGCACAACAAGCTAAGGACGATCAATACCGAAAAGCCAAAATGCGGCATTACGAGCCATTAAACTACAAACCAGTTAGTCCAAGCTACTACTTAAAGACGGCCTTTAGTGATGCCATTATGGTAGCCTTATATGCCCGAGATGAAGACTATCAACGGCAAAAACAAGCCCAAGGCTTAAAAGAGACCGAGTGGGAAATGACCAAAAAGCAACGAAAACATCAAACGAGAAATCGGCATGAAGATGGCGGCATGCACTTGTGA